actggtcgagtattatacgcccaaagatgcagacattctgtattgccggtggacatgaatctatctactaagcactgtctaactgattccggttccgaatcaattgccattccgctgcagtgggcggaagacacgaaacggaatctgttagacaacggagtcccgcgcaacactctgtcatacaacaaccttaaataaaaacataataaacattagattattttcattgaaatgtgtaaataaattatattgtgggactaattaaataatatatcggatgagggaatattaccgaatgtatgagtgcatgttattgacgcctagttgatcatgcttaaaaatctcctccaagtcatcaagtgtaataagtgacttgaattcaataccgaagacactctcatccataacgatttcacgtgcAGCACCATccgtcaaatcggacatatcaaccattgttgcgagcgtcgaccggtaccgaggcacaaaagcaccgcctttttttcccgctggcttcggaggaccagtgggtggtacggtacgaacttgctgcgtcacttgttgtgactctcgagcggatgcctaaaaatcatataagttatgtaaaatataaaatcatgcagatttagattcagattaattattaacactttaaatgtacctcttttagtgatgcaacggactcctcctcctgtaaaatccctttacccttaactgtgggttttataggagcagtctaaaattaaaatgtaaaaaataattaataaacggtttagaattgacattcgaaaactaaatgattcataatcgttttcaatatacctcatcactaatggtaatgagctccgagggccatgcaacaaatgatcctattgcatctcgcagcaatgtcgtctctgagaccatgtcaggtaccggtagcatcgcatcatgatctactacaacatccaccgatactttcaggtgtccatccgggagcggtctatggtgaagtaaatctcccaaagtgttgtgcacttttcccttgccaactagtcgataactcggttccgataagtatagttggcaagatgaaatgccctaaaccaatagtaaatataaagtcattatcattactaaaatagaacaatttaaaaggaaaaaaattataattacctcgggaaatttcctttgatagttgatactagccttatcactagtttctttcaccgatgaagtgttgcacttttctctcatatacgcctctttatctctttgcaattcagagacttgtgcttgcaattccgccaacttttgcaacacttcttcatttgaaggatttcttctcctaggactcttgtaaaaagaggttggagtcacaccatgacccttacccctcacccgaccgggatactcaggagcatctagtgctctactaagtatgctcccctcaccggtggatgccgattgcgacaaggtctcctgtaattcatttacattaaaaaatcatttatatattaaaaaacatttgatttagttaaagacacagtattatacttacacattcagtaaaaactctctgaacttcgggatcgacagcatgatccttgcccacacgagcttccctccacaacacatgttcaggaagtgaggtttcctcacttttagtctcctctaactatgcattgacacaaatgataaaatcatcaaataaaacacatttagacaattaattaaaacgcatttctatttacttacaattttatcctccaagcgtgcatatcccaaacgcccttttttgtatggatatgcgggtttggatgctctctcactattcttggcactccttttccgaaaatcttcatctctttgctctacaaacttagcccaatcttcttcaccaatgaagatctcatacttttttggccgtcccggtgcctcttcaagaaagtttccatctttatccttaagataagtgtttgtcaaaaaagctttccaccctctatatcttttgccggccaaaccaagtatgtagcgtctacgatcatctggtatctcaaaagtcctctgcaaaaaaacatacgcatagtgtgttagtataagtaatttaaacaatttatcgtcaagataataacaacaattaaccatatatgatatatacctgaagctcgtcccaaatcgcgtcTTTTTTCTCATCCAAGTCTTTgcttttcatattccatctagctacggagaccggaatatgcatacgaacaagtgtaccaatataacttgtcaactttggagaattaggaccaattgcttgtttatcagaattccattccaatcggtatactaatccttggtctctatgtcgaacgattcccttcatgatagtgatgcctcgtgcaacttcttttgcttcagtatcaggtggagcatttgtatccgtggcatctctttcttgtgagttttcaggtggagcatctctatccggagccatttaacctgtatcaaacaaattaaagcacattagtacactattaataagctaacaatctatacaagtaaaatggaagtcaaaccatgcatgtacaagtaaatcggaaacgaaatcggtacaaatcaaaataagcgtcaaaaaataaagttgtcggaattgaacgaaatttacatggctatggtaaaacgtccccacggactcaaaaataaagtcggttttccgaaattcagaccctaagcccgacttttgattacgggcagaagcaaaaccgataaaaaaacagtcccgaaatgtaaagataagtgcatgagcagctccggagtcgtcaaaatagtatatttacatgtaaagaagtcgacaaacggatacatggttcaaaacaaattagtcggtaaaaattgaataaaataatcggtacaaattgaataaaacaatcggtacaaattgaataaaacaaattgaataagtactatactattgaataaaacaatcggtacaaagtgAATaaaactattacctttatcactaacgtctctttcttttcttggtaggattgtgttcaacgcgtctcttaacaacacggacggttggattaatccaaataccctcattatgatcatttctagtacaagattcattctcattttgatcgcttCTTGTACAAgaatcaatgccaacaccaatatcaccttgatcttcaatgttttcatcaactattttgttagataaaagcactatagaccatttcgtacttgaaggatcattgacatagaacacttgtttagcttgagaggctagaatgaaaggctcatctttgtaccctaccctattgagatccacttgtaaaaatcctgacttatccattcgtatgccactattattttcaacccacttgcaaccaaatacaggaatctgaaacttcgcgtaatcaaacaccaaaatgcgctcgataaccccaaaatatgacaaatttgcaaatttcggatttaagtcattcgcacttgatatgtgcattgcttcagccaccaaggtaacaccactattttgcatagtacttttatcatcctgttctttggtataaaatgtgtatccattaattgcgtatgcgctataagaaagcacaattacagttggaccataggctaagcatctcaacctttctgttactgaagcaggatctgaacgatactttgaataaatatgatccctaaaccacggtatgaaacttcgattgtgctctcgtactatccagttctcatttctatttggatttaaatctcggagaacaatcttgtgcatttcaacatacggctcaacctcaatctcattgtgcagaacatacaagtgcgcttgatcccgttcgaccattgatactgtcacaactttatttccaattagcctttttccttcttttttttcgacaatatgagacttAGGGAGTCCAatagattgaacatttgacagatattcagtacaaaactcaaccgcttcttcaacaacgtatcgttccgcAATAcagccctccggtcgacttctgtttttcacgtacccttttaatattttcatataacgttcagcagggtacatccatctcatataagctggtccgcacaattgtgtctctttcacaagatgcacgactagatgaaccattatgtcaaaaaacgagggaggaaaatacatttcaagatcacataaagtaacaactatctctttttgcaatgttggtaagatcgcgggatcgaccaccttactgcaaattgacctgaagaagaaacacagcttagttattgcgcttcttactttttctggaagaatagaacgtatacctattggtaaaaaatgttccattataacatgacaatcatgcgtcttcaaactctttaacttgaggtctttcatggacacaagtcttctaatatctgaagagtagccttctggaactttaacttcactgagaaacttacacaatgttttcttctcctttctagatagagtgtaaacagcaggtggcagatatgttcgtcttcctttcgtcacgggtcccaattcagttctcattcccatgtttaccatgtccttccttatgttaaggccatccttagactttccttgtatattgagtaacgtacctatgacgctgtcaaatacatttttttcaatatgcataacatccaggaaatgtcttacgtacaacgtcttccaatatggaagttcaaaaaaaattgacttcttcttccacccacccttgacaagtgaatgtgcaaaaggcttgccaaactgagtgctcacatctttcaccttttcaaaaatttgatcacctgacaaaaaaggcggggctgtaccgtgttcggcctttccgttgaatgcttttctccacccacggtagtgatgattagaatttaagaatctacgatggccgagaaagacattcttctgacaaagctccaatcgtgtcgtatcggtttcatcttcacaaacgggacacgcctt
The Vicia villosa cultivar HV-30 ecotype Madison, WI linkage group LG6, Vvil1.0, whole genome shotgun sequence genome window above contains:
- the LOC131612064 gene encoding uncharacterized protein LOC131612064 translates to MVHLVVHLVKETQLCGPAYMRWMYPAERYMKILKGYVKNRSRPEGCIAERYVVEEAVEFCTEYLSNVQSIGLPKSHIVEKKEGKRLIGNKVVTVSMVERDQAHLYVLHNEIEVEPYVEMHKIVLRDLNPNRNENWIVREHNRSFIPWFRDHIYSKYRSDPASVTERLRCLAYGPTVIVLSYSAYAINGYTFYTKEQDDKSTMQNSGVTLVAEAMHISSANDLNPKFANLSYFGVIERILVFDYAKFQIPVFGCKWVENNSGIRMDKSGFLQVDLNRVGYKDEPFILASQAKQVFYVNDPSSTKWSIVLLSNKIVDENIEDQGDIGVGIDSCTRSDQNENESCTRNDHNEGIWINPTVRVVKRRVEHNPTKKRKRR